A segment of the Chitinophagaceae bacterium genome:
AACTGATTGAAGAAATTATTATGGTCAGCCTCCTGCCAAACTGGGAAGCCAATGTAAAAGGATTGTATTGGGTATTGAAAAAAAAGAAGCAGGAAAAGATTGCCCATTAAGAGTACCGGTTACCAAAACGAAATACAGAACCTGCATGAAGAATTCCGGGTTGTATAAATGTCCGTAATTTCTGGCATACTGAACCTTATATTAAACAGCAATGCTTCTGCAACAGTATTGCTGCAGAAGCATTGTTTGAAATGAATCTGTTTTTTATCAGTTTAAAAACTATACCTAACACCAATAGCTGAACTGAAATTATAAGATGTATTTCCTCCACCCTTTGGAAATACCGGGTTCAGTTCAAGCTGTATCCCTGCTCCAAGACCGCTGCAGAAATTATAATCAAACCTGGGTCCAATAACTGCATTAAACAGTGTTTGACTGTTACTGTACATACCGCCGCTGTATTTACTTTTTAAGTTTACAACCCCTGCCAATGCATGAACAGAGAAGGTATAACGATCATCCAGCCCTGCATCTTTAAGCGGCACATAAGTGATTCCTGCCATTAAATTTAACTTTGTATATTTTGTACTGTTCATTGATCCTGCATTAAAACGTATATCTGCAGTAATACCGATTTTTGGATTCAGAAATCTTGTATACTCAAGTAATCCTCCATACAAATTAAAGCCAGGCTTAGCGTCTTCACGCAGCAGTGATCCTGCCAGAAATATCTGGTTGCGGGGAAAATCTCCACATACACTTAAAGAAGGTCCTTCATATTGATAATGCTTATAAAAAGACCAACCACCATCACCCATTCTGTTTTGTTCAAACTGTCCGGTAAGCGGATTATAATATTCCCTGTAATCATAATAACCTTCTTCGTCTTCATCTTCTATATCACGGTAGCCGGCAACAGCAACTCCATTCTTGTATTCAATTTCTGTATACTCATACTCATCCCCGTAATCATCATACATTGAACTGTCGAAATGAACAGGTTTCCCGTTACAATCATAATAGGTTACTTCTTCATACATAAATCCATCGCTGTAATACTCACGGTAAATTTCTTTACGTACAGTACCATTTAAGTATTTGTACTGAATGGTTTCTGTTTCAACATTATTATAACCTGTAAAAGGTTTGTATTTATACTCGGCAATTCCCCCTGCCCCGTATGTATCATCAGCTTTTGATTCCGTCTCCGTCTTTTTCTCCATGATCCTGTTCAATTTCTCTTTCCACAACGTACTTGAAACAGTTGCCCCCATATCACTGTAAGCAGGAGCTTTCCATTGGAGTTTATATCCGGGTGCAAATGTAACCTGGCTGTACTTTTTAGTATTTATGTTGTACTGAAAAGAGCTTTGTGAACCGGGCAAATCAGTCCATTTATATCCTTGCTGAATAACATTCACTGATCTTATTTCTTCAATAACACTGATGGGAATTGAATTGATATCTGAAACAACTGAGTTTAAATAGGCAGATTGATGTTGATTATCAAAATAAAAATTATCGATCCGCATACCTCCACCGGCAGTTTTATAATCATACTGAGAAGTGCGCTGAACCACATTATGTGTTTTCGGCGAACGGAGAATGGTTTCAGTAAGGTTGCCAATGGAAAATGATCTTTTTTCCAGTATTTGCTCAGACCCAATTACTGTTACAGGTACTGCCGGTTCTATGATAAGCCGTGGCTTTTGAGCATTAATAGAATTTGTACAAAGCAGGATAAGCAGCAAGCAGCTGCTTATGCGGATGTGGGAATTTTTAGTAGACATAACCATGTATTTAAAGGATGAAGATTCCTGTTAAATAAACCGGTTTCAGCAGCAAAGCCAAATCTTAAGTGATCAAAAGGAAGGATGAAGAACTGATACTAAAATAACAAATTAATCAGGAAAATAAAAATAATGGAGAATTATAATCAATTACAGGATCGATACATACAAATCTTCCACCTTCTTCCTTGCCCAGGGAGTTTTACGCAGAAAGGTTAAGCTCGATTTAATGCTGGGGTTACTGATAAAACAATTGATGCGGATGCGTTCGCCCAGCTCCTCCCAGCCGAAATGTGCCACGAGTTCAGTTACAATAAACTCTAATGTTTTGCCATGCAGCGGGTCGTTTGATTGATTCATAAAATGAATTGTTCTTCTGTATTGCTGTCAAAAGTAGGACGTATGCAGGAACTGATGTGAAAAGATTTTGAGGCTTCTGTATATAATTGAAATGAAACAACTGTTTACGGTATGTTTCTGCGTAAGTAGTTTTACCTGGTAGTTTTATCATTTAATTTATTTCTTCATTTTTTTAGTAACTGCTCTGTAAATAACTAAGTAAACATGCTTAGTCAAACTTACTGTACCTACTGGTTTTTGAAACATAACATACCATTTTGTTTGTTCGCTTCAAAACTGAGCCTACATTTACTAAACAAATCCAATACCTGAAAAATTCAGGATCCAATACCGGTGAAAACCAAACAAATCCAAAAGCCCGTTTAAATCACGGCTCTATGAAACCAAAGGATGGCTTCTGTACCCAAGGATGAAAGGACCAGAAACAGAAAAACTTGAAGCCTCATAATGGCCCCGCAACATTGCGGGGCTTTTTATTTCTCCCAATTATATTTTGGAGTTTGTCTTACCTCCATTCCATAATTACATCCCTGCCCAAACGGATAATGAGTAAACTAATAACCAGCAGAAATACATAGCGGATAAACACATTGCCTTTTAAGATTGCAGCTTTGCTGCCAATATAACCGCCGAGCATATTACAAACCATCATAGGCAAAGCAAGTTTAAACAATACAGCTCCATTGAGTAAAAAACCAATCAATGAAGCTGCATCAGCAATAGCATTAATAATTTTTGAAGTGGAAGATGCATGCAGGAAATTCATTCCGGCTACGCTTACAAATGCAAATACAAGTAAACTGCCTGTGCCGGGCCCGATAAAACCATTGTAAAAACCAATCACCGCTCCAATAGCTCCGCAAACAAAAAGAAAGGTTTTCCCTTTGTATTTCACTTCATGCACAGCGCCAAAATCTTTTTTGATAAATGTGTAAACAGCCAGCACAATAATTACTACAAGCAGCAATGGTTTAAATACCTCCGGGCGAATCAGCTCCATGACAAAGGTTCCACTGAAAGATGCAATGGCAGCAGTTATACCTGTAACAACTGCAACAGAAAGATCAACCCCTACCATGCGGATATACTGAAATGCAGCAACAGCTGTACCTGCAACCGATGCAAACCGATTGGTGGCAATTACCTGCACATGTGTAAGTTCGGGAAACAGGATGAGCAGCATGGGTACCTGTATTAAGCCGCCACCGCCAACAACAGCATCAATAAACCCTGCGAACAAAGCACCAAAGCAAATGATTACATAAATCCACCAGTCAAGCATGGCTGCAAAATAAAGAAGAATGATCTGAATAAAACAGGGGTTGTTTATTGTTTCAAAAAAATAAACACAGCACCTATCAGTGTTAACACTATCACCACTTTCCTGTAATTCTCATCTTTAATTCTATGAACAATTTTCAATCCCATCCAGAAACCAATTCCCAAAGCAGGCAATAACACAATATCCGTTTGTAAACTGGATGCAGTAATATTCTTCCAGTAAAAAACCTGGAAAGGAAGTTTAAAGAGGTTGATGACCAAAAACACCCATGCAGCTGTACCAATAAAATCATTCTTAGGTAAACGCATGGCCAGAAAATAAATATTCGAGAATGCTCCGGCAAGGTTGCCCAGCATGGTGGTGAAGCCCGCCACCAAACCGGTACCGGATACAAATAAAGGATTCGTTGGTATGCTGATTGTTTTGCGAAATTCCATGTAAAGAATAATTACTACAGTAATAAGAATGATCAGGGCCATCACTTTTCTGAACACTTCTTCATTCAAATCTTTTCCCACAAATACGCCAATTAAAATTCCAATGGCCATCCATGGTATCAGTTTCCAGAAATGCTTCCACTGTGCATGACGGTTGTAAAAAAATACAGCACCAATATCTGCCACACATAACAAGGGCAATACAATTCCGGTGGATGCCTTGCCTCCAAATACAATAGCCATAATGGTTACATTGAGCATGTCCATGCCTTTTAACCCCGCTTTGGAAAGGCCAATAATAAATGCAGCCAGCAGGATGAGCGCCCAGTTGAGTGTTGAATAAGCTTACATGGCAGTATAAAAAATGACACAACCTGATAGTCATGACCTGAATTCTAAAAATGAATGAGTGTAATCATAGCAAAATTGAATTTTAATACCAACCTTAGCCAGTAGAATTGTAAGGTGATATGGTGTAAATCGGTTAGTGATAGCCCAAACAATCTATGAGTTTCAGCTAAACAGAACAGCTGTTTTATTCTCCTGAATGAATTAACTTACAACAAACTCCTTATATATGCCGAACAGTCTGCCAGTGTACAAAGTAAAAGTGAACGAATTTGAATTTGCTTTCACCAGAGAACAGATTGATGCTGTTGACCTCGTAAAAAAATCTTCCACAGAATTTAATCTCATTAAAGATCACCGCTCAGTAAATGCAAAACTGATAGAAGCTGACAATGATGCCAAGAAAATGACTATTGAAGTGGATGGTGAAAATTTCGATATTGAAATTAAAGATGAGCTGGACCAGGTGCTTGACAAGATGGGCTTTGGTGCTGTTGCCAATAAACAGATTAAAGAAATTAAAGCACCAATGCCGGGGCTGGTTCTGGAAATTGCTGTTACAGAAGGACAGGAAGTAAAAGAAGGTGATAAGCTATTGATTCTTGTTGCTATGAAAATGGAGAACAGTATTCTCATTCATACCAGTGCAACAATTAAACGTATTGCCGTTACTGCAGGACAGGCCGTTGATAAAGGACAGTTACTGGTTGAACTTGATTAATCATTTTTAGAAATTCTTTTATGAAAAAAATATTGGTTGCCAATCGTGGAGAAATTGCTTTACGCATTATGCGGACGATCCGAAAAATGGGTATTCAGTCTGTAGCTGTTTATAGTGATGTAGACAGACGTTCCCCGCATGTATTATTTGCAGATGAAGCAGTATGCCTTGGTGCGGCGCCATCAAGTGAATCGTATTTGAATGCAGACAAGATCATTGCCTTTGCAAAGGAATTAGGAGTGGATGCTATCCA
Coding sequences within it:
- a CDS encoding DUF2132 domain-containing protein, with product MNQSNDPLHGKTLEFIVTELVAHFGWEELGERIRINCFISNPSIKSSLTFLRKTPWARKKVEDLYVSIL
- a CDS encoding TSUP family transporter, producing the protein MLDWWIYVIICFGALFAGFIDAVVGGGGLIQVPMLLILFPELTHVQVIATNRFASVAGTAVAAFQYIRMVGVDLSVAVVTGITAAIASFSGTFVMELIRPEVFKPLLLVVIIVLAVYTFIKKDFGAVHEVKYKGKTFLFVCGAIGAVIGFYNGFIGPGTGSLLVFAFVSVAGMNFLHASSTSKIINAIADAASLIGFLLNGAVLFKLALPMMVCNMLGGYIGSKAAILKGNVFIRYVFLLVISLLIIRLGRDVIMEWR
- a CDS encoding sulfite exporter TauE/SafE family protein, which gives rise to MLLAAFIIGLSKAGLKGMDMLNVTIMAIVFGGKASTGIVLPLLCVADIGAVFFYNRHAQWKHFWKLIPWMAIGILIGVFVGKDLNEEVFRKVMALIILITVVIILYMEFRKTISIPTNPLFVSGTGLVAGFTTMLGNLAGAFSNIYFLAMRLPKNDFIGTAAWVFLVINLFKLPFQVFYWKNITASSLQTDIVLLPALGIGFWMGLKIVHRIKDENYRKVVIVLTLIGAVFIFLKQ
- a CDS encoding biotin/lipoyl-binding protein; the encoded protein is MPNSLPVYKVKVNEFEFAFTREQIDAVDLVKKSSTEFNLIKDHRSVNAKLIEADNDAKKMTIEVDGENFDIEIKDELDQVLDKMGFGAVANKQIKEIKAPMPGLVLEIAVTEGQEVKEGDKLLILVAMKMENSILIHTSATIKRIAVTAGQAVDKGQLLVELD